From the genome of Pseudomonas sp. WJP1:
GTGGTTGCTGGAAGTGTTCAATGAGGGCAATGCCCACCGTTCGCGCGCAGAGCTGGACATCGACATCCGCGCCAACCACCACCTGGCGCACTACCTCAACTTGCTCAGCCTGTTGAGCAAACCTTCAGCCGCCCAGCAGTCGAAGACCGGGGCGAAAGTTGAAATCCCCGAGCTGAAAGTGGTCGCCAACGACAGCAATGGCCTGGTCAAACCGATTCCGGTGGACCTGGTACTGGACGTCGGCAACTCGCGCACCTGCGGCATCCTGATCGAAAACCACGGTCAAGCCGGCTCCGGGCTGAAGCAGAACTACGTGCTGGAACTGCGCGACCTGATCACCCCCGAACACACCTACAACCTGCCGTTCGAAAGCCGCGTGGAATTCGCCCAGGCGTATTTCGGCAAGGACCACTGTTCGGTCAAGAGTGGTCGTCACGATGCGTTCCAATGGGCGACGATTGCCCGTGTCGGCAATGAGGCCGGTCGCCTGGCCAGTCGTCGTCGCGGCACCGAAGGCTCCACGGGCCTGTCCAGCCCGAAACGCTATCTGTGGGACGAAAACGCCTATGGCCACGGCTGGCGTTTCAACTGTTCGTACATCAAGACCGACAATGAACCGTTTGCCACCGCCGCGCCGTTCTCGCACCTGATCAACGAAACCGGCGAGGCGCTTTACAGCCTCGAAGAAGACGATCGCCTGCCGGTGTTCATGCCGCGTTACTCACGCAGCTCGCTAATGACCTTCATGCTCGCCGAAGTACTGGCCCAGGCGCTGTCGCAAATCAACAGCCCGGCCCAGCGCTCGCGCCAGGGTCACACCCGCGTGCCGCGCCAGCTCAACAGCATTACCCTGACCGTGCCGCCGGGCATGCCGCAGGCCGAGCGCAGCATCCTCAACGAACGCATGCTGCAAGCCATCGGCCTGGTGTGGAAAAGCCTCGGCTGGCATGCCGGTGAGGAAGATCCACATCTGGACCAGGCCGTCAGCCCGCGCACGCCGATCCCGAGTATCCGTGTGGAATGGGACGAAGCGTCCTGTGGCCAGCTGGTTTACCTGTATACCGAGGTCAACGAGAACTTCGCCGGTCACCCGGAAGAGTTTTTTGACACCATCGCCCGGCCGGACAAGGCCGACCGCCAACGCATCACCCTCGCGACCATCGACATCGGCGGTGGCACCACGGACCTTGTGATCACCGACTATCGTCTCGACCGCGCGGGCAATACCGGCAGCGGCAGCAATGTGCACATCGTCCCCGAACAGCGTTTTCGCGATGGCTTCAAAGTGGCCGGCGACGACATCCTGCTGGATGTGATTCAGGACTTCATCCTGCCGAGTTTCGAAAAAGCCTTGCAGAACGCTGGCGTGAAGGCCCCGAACTCACTGATGTCGCGGCTGTGTGGCGATGAATCGGTCAGTGCCCAAGACATGATCCTGCGCCAGCAATTGAACCTCCAGGTGTTCGCCCCGCTGGGCCTGGCGCTGCTCAAGGCGTACGAGCATTACGATCCGCAGGTCCCGCAGGAAGTCATCCCGCAAAGCTACCGCCATTTGCTCGGTGACAACGCAATCAGCCAGACCGTGCTCGACTACGTCAATGCCGCCGTGCGTCGCGATGTCGGCGCCCAGAGCGGTTTCGACCTGTATGCCGCGCCGATCAGCTTCGACCTGCA
Proteins encoded in this window:
- a CDS encoding virulence factor SrfB, which codes for MLPEVTQFEDTVTLVSDTGIQFMDFALRLDPRKEPAGEFAPMISGLICRLAYNEEKDFFFYEPEPEKVEKAKPAFSVDMKSSLDLLDGIWLPIPFFRFMPPHRFDEGPSNWSRMRLVKLETPDIDGNTHRLTMAFDSRVMPKRDGTAYLAPNEEDISSGVSFKLATKASETRWFLAQPWVNEWLLEVFNEGNAHRSRAELDIDIRANHHLAHYLNLLSLLSKPSAAQQSKTGAKVEIPELKVVANDSNGLVKPIPVDLVLDVGNSRTCGILIENHGQAGSGLKQNYVLELRDLITPEHTYNLPFESRVEFAQAYFGKDHCSVKSGRHDAFQWATIARVGNEAGRLASRRRGTEGSTGLSSPKRYLWDENAYGHGWRFNCSYIKTDNEPFATAAPFSHLINETGEALYSLEEDDRLPVFMPRYSRSSLMTFMLAEVLAQALSQINSPAQRSRQGHTRVPRQLNSITLTVPPGMPQAERSILNERMLQAIGLVWKSLGWHAGEEDPHLDQAVSPRTPIPSIRVEWDEASCGQLVYLYTEVNENFAGHPEEFFDTIARPDKADRQRITLATIDIGGGTTDLVITDYRLDRAGNTGSGSNVHIVPEQRFRDGFKVAGDDILLDVIQDFILPSFEKALQNAGVKAPNSLMSRLCGDESVSAQDMILRQQLNLQVFAPLGLALLKAYEHYDPQVPQEVIPQSYRHLLGDNAISQTVLDYVNAAVRRDVGAQSGFDLYAAPISFDLQKLHAAFLNDQINITKILGALCEVVAHYPCDVLLLTGRPSRLPGIQAFIRKVLPLPPGRILALQNYRTGGWYPFHKNGRIDDPKSTASVGAMLCLLCANHSVPNFYFRASALKPYSTVKNIGVIDLNNVIKDADVLYRDIQSEDYKIKLPVIGDGDAADTPQLEMRGDLRLGFRQLAAERWAASPLYTLRFTKAGREKFSRAIGENGSAPLLKVRFQVKPADKYTRKQDLVSDRLSVRDIESNSNNVNFNPRSDLELELNTMLDAGLSETKYWLDSGSVKRK